The DNA window ttaactcTTTAAAATTGCTTGATGCCAttgtaaaatcatattttttcccTGAATATATTCCTGAATATATTGATAAgatttcaatgcattttcaaatgcattaaatTTATGCTGATATGTTTGCTCATAGGTGGACTTCTAAAGTTAGTCTGCATATCATTGTCATTCCTGAATGACAACAGGGAATCAAACACATGACTAGTCCTTAGCTTAATGTAAAATAAGTTTTGGACAAAAATATTTGCCAAGCATCAACAAACTGATAGATTTTCAAAGAGTATCTAAAGAAATCACAATGCATTTTCCCATTTGCAGGGAAAACTTCATGCTATACCTGCCACTCTCACTCAGTCAACTACGATTTATTACTGTGCTGTAACCCAGTACCCTTCATCTGTTATAAAACAACTTCTGAAAACCTAGATTCATTCAATGGCAAAACTGTTGCAAAGTTCTGCAGATACATTCTTGAGTAATTCTGaatctgaggtttttttttacctgtgacCCCTTTTAGAACTGGCTGATAAATCGCTCATGCTatatttcatttgtgcattcacattaaatatgtaaatattaaatattatggccttaataaaaacaaatccctGAATAACAGCAAACAATCTTTGATAAAACATGAATAATTCAGACAAAACCATGAGAGACTCAGCATAGTCAGGCCATTGCACAAAACATATCTTTCTTATAGAGTACCTGTGTAAGATTACAGAACTGAAGTGTTATCAAACTATTCATTTAGCATATGTTCTTGTTAAGATAAACCACCAAGGCAATCAAGGGAAGGTATGTCCATATCATATCAGTTGACACAAATACTGGCATACATAGGAAGTAGCAAACATTAGCTATGCAGTGGCACTAAAGTTACATGAGTTTATAATTTCTTGAAAAACCTTTCCTAGTCAAGAGCCTAGTCAAGCGTTAAATTATACAACACAAGCAATCAAAAGAGCTACAGTTCACACTGCAGCATGTAAAATGAACAGACTTGTATAATGCCTGAAACCCTTTGCTGAAAAGATAACTGAAGAAATGAATTCTTCATTCAGCACATTCTCTTAGTTATCACAGAATAAAACTTATTAAATTCTTACCGTTAAAACCCATCTGCTTCACAACCTTGAAACTGCTATTCCTGTAAACTCCTCTCAGTGGATGCATGAATATTCCTCAAAAGTGAAACTGTAGATATGACTGTGGGAGTTTTATACCAGCCGCACACACGTGGCTGACATTTGTAAACAAAACATTGCTCATGGGATGTGGGGGCCGGGCTAAAAGGAGGCAGGGCTGTACTCTGGAAAAGTACCGTACCTTTGAGGACAGTTTATATGCCCATGGGCTTCTTTTTCCTAACCTTTATTTAACTTGGAATACCCCATTGAGGTCAAAATcccttttgcaagggggaccaaAGTTACCATACAAGACGGTTGAAGATCAAGTCACGAACAACAAATGTGGGATGAGACAGTAGTATAACAGTAAAacaatgtgtgtgagtgtggacagggggtgggggtttgttgGGAATGAGCTAGCCTtgcattaaattattatttttaaatgactgttaaTAAAATTTGTCTCAGATCATATCTCGGAAGGGCAGACCAAGCTGCTGTCAGATCTGTCAAACTTTGGAATTTATTGGTATGCTTTATTCTTTTCTCCTTAATTTGGAATGCCCCATCAGGCACACACTGCAGTACTCATCGCAACCTCTGATGATTCAGAAGAACACAGACAAGCAGTCACATCATGAAGCATGTGATGTTGCCCCTACCTCTTTTCACAACCCGGCCTAAAAACTGCAGACACGAGTTGGAGGAAGACTTTTGTGTGGCTCAATGGGCAAACCGCAAGCACCTGGtacaccagcaggggtcaccgGTGCCCAATGACATATCTTCATCCTGGCATGCTGAAACCCCCTTTTTGGGCAATGCAACCACCAATCATGAGTTTTCTGATGGGGTTGCTGACCACAGTCAGTACTAGTATAGTTCAGATTTGATATCAGACCGTTGGGCTCACACATCAGATAGAAAAGTGGTAAAACAAGCTGAGCCACCCAGCTGcccagtaaaaaataaacacttttatAGGACTTTAAATCAGCTTGTACAAAAACttaaattcaattttcattttcatttttcccctttaaccaaaacattttgtttaaagtaaCTGCCTAACTGGAAATTCCAGAAATGTAGGCAAATTTGCATTTGACCGCAAATGCAATAAATGACAGTTCAACGTATTGTCTTTGGATAAACACTATGGCGAATGTAGACATCCAAAcataaaagcattaaaaaaccATGGAATTCCATATCACATAGTCTCGCATAACATAAAGGGGTATTGTAAATGGCAGTCTTTGCTTCAAGCAACAATCAAGATAAGGAACAAGAATATTTTTTGAACAGTGCAGAGATAACAGAAACACATTCTAAACACTACAGTTGTGGGAAATTTTGACTTAACAGTATTCAAACAATGTTAGTCACTGTACATTCCAGAAAAATAACCTTACATACTGAGCCAATTGCATGGGAGTGATACTTAGATTCTGTCCCTAACTGCAGTGGTACGTGATTTCTCCTTCAGATTGACAAATCCTGAAGTGCTCAGCTGAACAGTTGTAGTCAACGATGAACAACTATGCGTACAgtaacaccccaccccaccacagagAAATACAAGTCACAGTCAAGAAATAAATTACACTGCACAAACCTGTAACATCTAGACCAGATGATCGAGCCTGCATTTagggcaggggtgcacaactccaaTCCTGGTGGGCCAACCTGCacgctgtttcttttttttttttttttttttaaccaattacTTTAGTTTTAGTTCTCTGACAGCTCGATAAACTATGCTGGTTCACACCTGTACTTCAGCACAGTAAAAcctttaggatacacttgcagtctgcagaTGTAGCTGAATGCCTATATGAATGTCAGATCAATACATGAGTGAGCTAGTTCTGAATTCTGAAACGGATCGGCCCTTGTTGTCCAGCCCTGGTTTAGGGCAAGTACTTTCGTGTATAGAGCTGTCCAGCAGCCTACACAACATTTGATGCAATCGGCAAAacaacactacactacactacaaaacatacataatacatattACTTTAATTAATGGCAGCCTTTTCAGTTGCCAGCTAATATAACAATATCTGTGGCTCCATTCCCTCGTTTATTTCcctttattattctttttaagaACATACACCAAATACCGGAAAACATCCACAATCTCTTGCTGTACAAGTATTCAATCAGATAACCATTTGACTGGTATATGTTATTTATACTTTTTGTAAATAGGTGCTTTTGTCTGCTGCACTCCAGGCACTGACCAAGGCTTGTTAACTGTGACACGTTGGTTGTCTGCAGTGTATGTTATTGCCTATTTCAATAAAAGCCTTCAACTTCTGCATTTGAGTGACGTTGGTCTTGGATCATTTGCCATGTGGATGTTTACAACTGAATTGATAATGCCGTCTTCCACCCACGCTTTGGCAAGTATCCTTTTTACATTGTACTCTGGCGCAAATCCACAATGACAGGATACTAACCAGTATTTTacgaagacaaaaaaataaccaTATTAACAATTAATTATAGTTTTTCCTAAGCTTaagtatattttatatgaataacTGCCGACCAGAATCATCCCAGAAGGCAGTCATTGGAAATAATGTTGAACGAAACATGTTGGGGGCATGAAGGTCGTTATTGTTCATGGGAAATTACTGTAATTCTCGATGAGAGTTTTATGTATTAGCAATATTTCTTATCTTAACAAGTCCATAAATATACACCCTTGGCACACGTTTAGTAGACTACAGTTCCGTGTTTaatcccaaaataaaattacGTGCGGATTTGTAATATTGTAACGCCTTGAGTTGATTCGTGACTAATACAACAGAAAACGAGAACAGAAAAGTGTAGTTTGACATCGCATTAACCGTGAAATCAGATCTCACTATTATTTACAGTGGGGTAAAGTTCAAACGTGGGAAATTACCCACGTTTAATTCGTTTTCAACTGACACAAACGTTTCTTGGAAGTCACGAGACAATTTacaccagagactgtaaaaaatacccCTCCCATTTTCTTGGCGTCACgtgatttttttgctttccCTGCAGCAAAGGGTTGCAACAGATTTAACCTGCTTTCTGTACAGCATATGGAAATGGAAATTCCCCCTGCAGGATTAGGTGCGTGAGGTAATGGCCTCTGGAGGACACACATAATGTCTGTGTTCTCGAGCAGGATTCGTAATCGTTGAAACTATGGGGGGTTGCTGGCCCAGTTAAAGCGCTTATGTAGACGGGTAACAGGTAACACATTTTCACTGTCAAATTTAGTCACCGTTCCTATTGAAAATCAAGCCAGTTGAaatgtctttgtgactgaagcttctgccatctgtgccccaataatgtgccccaataatgaaaacctcatttttgatttttccctcttgccatcttgatccaaaatcgaggtcaagtGGGCCTGCtcaacatttttacacatgccacagagcatatgctgttaattgcttaattgtatcatgcagtacacctatATGTAAGCATCTGCATTCTTTATGTTTCtctactcatttattcaggtttatCCTTCAGTGGCTTAATTTGTGTTAACCTAAACCTTATTTTTCCTGAATTtaacatttgattaaaaaagcaGTTCTTAATGTTCATGCATTGACACATTTGTATTACTTACCAAAGGAGCATGCTGTTTGGACTCAATGTAAGGTTTAAACCTAATGGGTTGATTGCATAGGACCTGAAAGCTTTCATCCGATTGTCTTTATTGACTGCATTGATTCACCACCAGGTGCCAGTATTTTACCAATCAGTTGGGCTGGCAGTAGCAAGGCATGGGGAGAGGTTTCTGAAATAGGCTACGCAACTTCTGATATCAACCAAAAATCTTATGATGTCAGTTAGCCGTATCGTAATTTCATGAAATTATAACAAATTATGTACACACCAAAGCATTAAAAAGGTAATGTCATGCAGTGTCctgtaaaaaatgtcatttttctgtcattttttttgcatgtgttctcataaataaattgttttcacATGTCTCTTATGCAGTTGCTGTTAGCAATTTGATGGTGACTTGTGGGAAGTCATTCTAAGTGGAAGGGacataaaaaaagtttgtttacaCTGTCTGTTTACACTGTTAATTTTACACACCTCAAGAGGCTTTGTAAATGACATAAACGTATTAACAATAGATTCTTCGCAATATCAACAGATACGGCAGAAAAATGACAGAGGACCAAGAATGTTTTTGTCGTCCTTATCTTTCGAGAGTAATTTTTCATCCTGTGACATTACCTTCATTGAACTTTTCCTGTGCAGCATAATGGGCTGATCATTCTCAGCCTTTTGGTCATGTGGCAGTAGTGCTACCATTAAAATTGAATGCGTTTTTGCTAGAGAACAAAGGACACGTGGACCTGCTCAGGTCTTAATTACCCAGCCTTCTTACACTGCGTAGCTAGTAATTAGTAAATATGCAAAacttaattttgtgttttcttcccAAACAACCAAGCTGCAGCAAAAGGTTTCATAGTTTAACATTAAACAGCAGAAAgacaacaaaactaaaaaatatgTCAACCAAATTTCAACAGGGTGATATCAATATGATAACATGAATTGCTAAATAGACCAGGTGGAGAAACTGCAATGTAAATACTGATTCAAAGAGCAAACGATTACTCAGACTAGACCTTTAGAAACCACAGACATCATGTTATGGGTGAAAAGGTTGTCTAGACAATAATGTAGGTACGTCAAATAtgtcagatttttaaataagaatttAATTCATTCTGCCGGGTCTTCAGGAAAACTGCAGAGGTGGATATATCCAGACTCTAATTCCACACCGTTTAATATCCACAAttctgcaaacaaacaaaaaaagcagtagCACTGAACAGCCTCCCAGCATTATCTCTGAATTCAGCTCCATGGCAGGCCATCAAAAAGCAACTTATTCCCACTCTAccttttcaaaaacatattaatCTACCGCTGTCCAATAAGAGACCTGCCGTTTGccgtgcagccaatcagatacgCGGAGAGTGCTCAGCCTTCAGGCCAATCCTGGCCAGCATTCTAATGTGGCCCATCTTTATCAAGAAGGTGTCAGTCCTCTTTAAGGTACATCTTATTTATTACCTTGGAGGAAAGTGCTGGGGAAGGGCATTTGTCTTAAGGAGCAACTGTAACACTCCTTCTCTGGTGGGCGCACGGCTGATGTTTACCTTGGAATTATCGTACAATGGCACAAAACAGGTGAGAGGGAGCTGGTTTTATGTTTGGCGCTGACTGCTGATCTCTCACGAACCACGAAGCCACCGAAGCTCTCACCGCAGAACTGGCACGGTCTcctctgagagagggaggcacCACACCGCCTGACCACATCCATCCCCCAAATTTCAGGGGGGCGGAGGACTAAACCGGAAGAAAGGCAAACGCAAAAGAGGGCATTTCAGATTCAGAACTCACCGGCTGGACCAGAGGGAGGCAGTCCTGTTGGACGGAAACCCCGGGGGGCTTTTCATGTCGGGTCCAGAGTGAAGGAGCGTGTGGAGACAGCTGGCGTCCTGAGGCTTTCCCCATGGATCCAAACATCTCGGGGTCTTTCCTGTTCAACAACGGCCTGAACCAGTTCCCCTCGGACGTCAAGGCGCCCATGTGCCAGTACTCGGTGCAGAACTCGTTCTACAAGCTCAACCCGGGCCTCAACAGCCAGCTGCAGGCCGGGACGCCGCACGGCATCAGCGACATCCTCAGCCGCTCCATGGTGGGCGCCCCCAGCACCGCCCTCCTCTCCGGGTACTCCACCATGGGGGGGTTTGGCACCGTGGCCACGCCGGGGGTCTACTACAACCGGGACTACAACGCCTCGCTGGGCGGCTTCTCCAAGCCCGGTTCGGAGTGCCTGACGAAGGGCCGCggcgggggctgctggggggaggCCGGGTACGAGTGGAGAGGCGGCAGACAGCCGTGCAGCAACAGTGAGTCTGCCTCGTTCTCACCTCGACACCGCCGCTCAGTCACTGGCGACAGTGCTCAGCGGCCGGCAGGTTGAGACCTGATGCTGATCGCTGTCTCCGATGCATGATATTGGGAGAAATACGGTTGTGACATTGGATCACGCACTTTCAAAATGCCTATCCTAAACTGCCTAAAATGCTTCCAATGACCGTAAACTAATTCTGATAGTTTTAtatcttgcatttaaaaataacatctttAAATAGCTATGTACGAAAACTATTTTTGAAAAGTGGCTTGTGATGGTAATGACT is part of the Anguilla anguilla isolate fAngAng1 chromosome 10, fAngAng1.pri, whole genome shotgun sequence genome and encodes:
- the nkx6.3 gene encoding homeobox protein Nkx-6.3 encodes the protein MDPNISGSFLFNNGLNQFPSDVKAPMCQYSVQNSFYKLNPGLNSQLQAGTPHGISDILSRSMVGAPSTALLSGYSTMGGFGTVATPGVYYNRDYNASLGGFSKPGSECLTKGRGGGCWGEAGYEWRGGRQPCSNSTGHLSEAVGRKKHTRPTFSGHQIFALEKTFEQTKYLAGPERARLAYSLGMTESQVKVWFQNRRTKWRKKSASEPSSTQASRGEQGGDTSENEVEDEEYNKPLDPDSDDEKIRLLLRKHRRAFSVLRLGPHHV